In one Myxocyprinus asiaticus isolate MX2 ecotype Aquarium Trade chromosome 1, UBuf_Myxa_2, whole genome shotgun sequence genomic region, the following are encoded:
- the LOC127446261 gene encoding CKLF-like MARVEL transmembrane domain-containing protein 3 has protein sequence MGDIEAPESNRSREAGVRSLLPSKEFISSRKGQLLIGEVVLSFISFVCFAASTAAAFVTAPFIEFLAALFLLFAYSTKFNERFKGFHWPLMDFLRCVSASIIFFIISIISVSKYPDGASKAAGVFGFIATIIFALDFYFIFNELANFLKGGDPNEPPNTQDDDSDSDSD, from the exons ATGGGGGACATCGAGGCTCCGGAGAGTAACCGATCACGGGAGGCTGGAGTTCGCTCTCTTCTCCCGAGTAAAGAGTTCATCTCCTCCCGAAAAGGACAGCTTCTGATCGGTGAAGTG GTGCTATCGTTTATCAGTTTTGTGTGTTTTGCTGCCTCAACAGCAGCTGCCTTTGTCACAGCTCCCTTCATTGAATTCTTAGCAGCCCTCTTCCTACTCTTTGCTTATTCTACGAAGTTCAACGAGAGATTCAAGGGCTTTCACTGGCCCCTCATG GACTTCCTGCGCTGTGTCAGTGCCTCCATCATCTTTTTCATAATCTCTATAATATCTGTGTCAAAGTATCCGGATGGAGCCTCCAAGGCTGCTGGG GTCTTTGGCTTCATTGCCACAATAATTTTTGCCCTGgatttttatttcatctttaatGAACTGGCCAACTTTCTCAAAGGAGGTGATCCCAATGAACCACCCAATACACAAG ATGATGACTCAGACTCAGACTCTGACTAA